Below is a genomic region from bacterium.
GGTCGCGAATGCGTTTGGCGATGTCGGTCCAACCGTCCTTCACGAGATCCTCGTCGGTGAATCCGCCCATCTGCAGGGTGGCGAAGTTCATCAGCCACTCGCTTTGCCATCCCGGCTCGAGCTGGGCGAACTCTTCAGGATCGATCGGATGGTTGTTGCGCACATCGATGGACGAGGGCGTGCGCTGTAACACGAACAACTCCCCGGCGTCGCGCGCGAGTCCGGGGATGCATTGGACCGCGGTGGCGCCGGTGCCGATGATTCCCACCCGCTTGTCGGCCAATCTCTCCATCGGAGCGCCGCCCCAGTCGCCACCGGTGTAGTCGTAGTCCCAGCGCGCAGTGTGGAAGGTGTGACCCTCGAACGACTCGATCCCGGCGATGCCCGGCAACTTCGGGCGAGTCATCGGCCCCGTACCCATGGCGACGAAACGCGCCCGGAAGCGGTCACCGCGGTCAGTCTCGATCTCCCAGCGTGAGGACACGTCGTCCCACTCGAGGCGGGTCACCTGGGTCGAGGTCAGCACCTTGTCGGTGAGATCGAACGTCTTGGCAATGCGCTGAGCGTGTTCGAAGATCTCTTTGCCGTAGACGTACTTCTTGCTGGGCATATACCCGGTCTCTTCGAGTAGGGGCAGGTAGACCATCGCCGCGGTATCGCACATTGCACCTGGATAGCGGTTCCAGTACCAGACTCCGCCGACGTCGCCGGCGCCGTCAATGATGCGGACATCGGTCACGCCGAGTTTCTGCAACTGGGCTCCGGTGCAAAGGCCGGAAAAACCGCCACCGATCAGCGCCACAGTGACTTCGTCGGTCACAGGCTCGCGATCGACATCACCGACCCAGGGGTCATCGGCCAGGCCGGCGAATCGGCCGCTCGGTTCCATGTACTGGTCTGCGCCGTCGGAGCGAAAGCGCTTGTCTCTTTCCGCCCGGTATTTCTCACGCAGGGCTTCTTGGTCGGACGGGCTGAGGGAATCGGTGGCTGACATGGAGGTCTCCCACAAAAATGTTGGTCTCTAATATATTCTATGTGACTAATATTGCAAAGCCACCTACATTTCGACCATGGACCACAACACTGCCCAGGCGGTTCCCTCACTTCGGGAGCGCAAGAAGGCCAAGACCCGGGCCGCCCTGATCGAGGCGTCCCAGCGACTCTTCGCGAGGCAGGGCTATACCGGAACCACGCTCGAGGACATCTCCGCTGAGGTGGACATCACCACGCAGACCCTGCTGCGCTACTTCGATTCGAAGGCCCAGCTGGCCCTGGCCCCGTTGGCGGCCTCCCTCGAGGAGGTCGAGCGCATTCTTTTAGACGAGAACCGCTCGGTCGACACGCTGTCTGCGTGGCGTCTCTATGTGCAGCTGGAAGCTGAGGAAGCCTCGAACCCGTCTGAGTCGACGACCGTTACGTATGTTTCAAACCTACGCGCCTACGACCAATGGGTCGACAAGGATCCCCTGTTGGTCGCCACTCTCACGGGCGTAGAGCGAGAGCTCCAGGAGCTTCTGGCGACAGCCCTGGCCCGGGACGCTGGGGTCGGATCCGATGACCTGCACTCGACGTTGGTCGCAGCGCTGCTGGTCGCCGGCCGCAGGGCCATCTGGGACCGCTGGCTCGCGCGCAACTGCGAAACCGATTCCCTCGTCGAGGACCAGCTGGCCGTGGTGGACTACGCAGTCGGGAGTAGGGGTGTCGGAGACAACTAGAGGCCCGACACCGGGTCCGAATCTATGCGGCGATCTCAGGGATGTCGATGCCCATATCGCCGAGCAGCGGTAGGAACTTCGAGCGCGGGATCCGCTCGGCGAAGCCTGCGCGGCGCAGTCGGTTGAAGTACTCCTGAACCTGGCTGACCTGCAGGTGGCCGACGATTTCGATTCCCTTCTTGATCTGCTCGGGCTTCGTGCCCTTGCCCGCCAGCACGATCATCGCCTCCATGAGGGACGAGTCGAACTGCTGGATGCTGAACTCTTCGCCTGAATCGAGGCCCAGGTGAATCTGCTCCTTGCGCTCTGGCGCGTGGTCGATGACCCAGCGCAGATGTTGCAGGCCGTAGGATACGTGGCGCGCCTCGTCCTGCATGACGAGCTGGAACATTCGCTTGTCGACCGGTGTGGGCGAGATGTACTCGCTGAAGCGGAACATCGTCAGGATGTTGCCCTCGGCAAGCAGGTGCATGAACGCGCTGGCATCGGAGTAGTTGTCGCAGTCGAGAATCGCCTTCAGCGAGTGCTCGGCCTGAGGTAGCGCGTGCATCAGGCCGACGCCGCCCGCCAGCGCTCGCTTGCGGAATACCTCGGCATGACGCGCTTCGTCCATCGCCTGGGTGGCGATGAAGTGCTTCACTTCCTGGAACTGGTCGTTCATGCGCCAGACCCATTTTGCGGGCAGGTCGGTTGCGATCATTTCGACTTCGGTGAAGAAGGTGCAGAGCTGGGCAAAGGCGATCTCGACCTCGTTCGAGCGCTCGTACTTTTCCAGATCGCCCCACGGTACGTCGGTGCTGGCATCCCATTGCCGGCTCATCGCTTCCTCTGTGAAGGAAGCGACCTTGTATGCCCAGACGTCGCTCTTCCGGTTCAGTTCGGGCTCGAGATCCGCCTGTCGATCCACGTCGTAGGCTGCACCTCTGGGCGCCGGTCCCCGCGCTCCGCGCGGCAGTTCGGGCAGATCGTCATAGCCATAGCTGCCCTGATTGATGTCCAGATAGGTGAAGCCCCGTTTCCCGTTTTCCGCATTGGCCTGGATCTGCTCCGTGCCCGCCTTCATCCAGCCGAGGTCCAGGTTTCCCTTGCGGATATCGCGCATGCGCAGCGCGAAGTCGTCGTTGTAGCGAAACTCGGTCGAGCCGTAGTAACTCATGATGCGTTCCTAACCTTGAAGGAGTTCGAGGAAGTGGCTGAGGGGGGAGCGCTCGCGTCGATCACCCAGGCCGATCTTTTCGCAGCGCAAGAGGTACTCGTCGGTCGTGCGTTCGTAGAGTCGCGCGACCGGATCCAACCCGCCCGAGAGCACGATCAGCGGTTCGATTACCTCGGGTGCACCGAGCGCACCCACCAGGGTGTTCTCGAGCAGGTCGAGGTGTTCGTTCAGGTGATCGGTCTCGCTCGGACGCGCTTGCAGGCTCATCCGGATGTGGTCGACGCCGTAGGCCACGAAACGCGTGGCGTCCTGCGTCAGGCGGGTACCCAGGAAGGCGTCGGCGGCGTTCGTGGCCGCCCACTCCCAATGCCGACCCAGCGCCTGAACGAACGACATCAGCGTCACGTTCATGCCGAGCGAGGTCTCTGGGTAGGTGTCACTTTCGAATACGGACTTCAGCACCTCTCCCAGGCCGAGTGAGTCGACCCCGAGCTGACCGGTCTCGCCAAACAATGCCCGCTTGCGGAATCCCTCGGCGATGCGACACGCGTCGAACATCTGTACGCACATCAGGTATTTGATCTCGTGGAATTCCTGATTCGTGCGCCACTCCCAGTAGGCGACCGTGTCGTTGCAGACGAGACCGATCGAAACCAACGAGGTTGCGAGCTGGCGCAGGGCGCCTTCGGCCTCGTCCGAATGTCCGTGGTCGTTCAGCGCGGTCCAAGGGACGTCTTTCGCGGGCGCCCAGTGTCGCGACTTGCCCTCTTCGAAGAGTCGCCCGGAAAGATCCGACCAGACATCGCTCTTGCGATTGAGTCGGTAGCCCAGCGACGGCAGGCCTTCCGGCAGCATTGCACCGCGTGGGGCCATCGAGAAGTTGTGGCGGATGATCTCGGGGATTTGATCGGGCGAATAACCGCCCTGGTTGATGTCGTCGAGGGTGAGCCCCCGACTGGGCTGGCTGGCCGCGAAACCGGCGCTCTCGCCGGTGTTTTTCATCCAGCCCAGGTCCAGGTCACCCTGCATCACCTTCACGACTCGCGCAAAGAGTTCGGGATCCTGGGAATAATCCTTCGGTGCGATGTACGACACGCGTTCCTCCTCCGCTTCCACAGAGAGTATTGGCTAGCCCGCTCCCGGAGTGCAATGAGAGTAATGGCTAGTCCGTTCACTGGGTGCAATGAGAGTAATGGCTAGTCCGCTCCGGGAGTGCAATCTGAGAATCTCGATGGCCCACGGGGATTGAGATCTGCCGGCCAGGTGTGGTAGTATCCCTTCAGAACGTTGTAAGATGCTGATTTTGTAACGAATTGCTCTGATTGAAGATCGCTCGACGGCCCCCGAAGTGGGTGCCAGAGCTGTGGAAAAGCCATGAAGATTCGCTGTGCAGGATGGGCGCTGGCCGCTCTCGTTTCGCTTTCGCTAAGCGCGCCCGAGGCGCTGGCTGGAACTCTCACGTTGCGGTTTTTCGGGGGCAGTTCCCTGGATCGCATCCTGGACGACGGAGGCGTCGAGCTACCCGCCGGTAACGCTGCGTACATCTACGGAAATAGTGGGCCGCTCGACGTGAACTCGATCATCACGATGAACCCAGGGAGCGGTTTCAGTGTGGCCCCCGCCGGCATCGTGCGGTCCCTCGCCATCGGCGATGGCATCAGTCCCCCGACCGACACCGATGGTCGCTTCCTGTTCGAGGTCAATCTGGGCAGCTTTGAATCCCCGAACTTCGCGGACGGCCTGTCATTCTTCGTGTTTGCCTTCAATGCCAGTGATCCCGCGATCGCGACAGCCTATGGCGTTTCGCCAAGCTCGTACACGGTCGACAATTCGATCTTGCCGCTCGACGGTGACTTGACGCCGCTGCCCGTCGATTTCGTTTTCAACGGCTTCGCCACGACGACTACGCCGGAACCGGCGACCGGCGTGCTTCTCCTGGCCGCCCTCGCGGGCCTGGCCGCCGCACGGCATCGCAACTAGGCTCCGCCAGCCTCGTTCCAGATCCCTCAGGGAACCATCTGCGGCAGCTCGTAGGGCCGAGTCTGGTTCCAGTCCAGGTCCGACGCGCCCTGGTGACGGTAGAAGAAGCCTTCTCCGGCTTCGAGTTCGAAGTTCTCGCCAGGCGCACCGGTTTCTGGGAACCACATCTCATCGAAGCCCGGGTTCTCCCCGGAGTCGAAGAAGAACTGTCCGAAGAACAGTTGCTGGATCGGATCGAAGCGCAGGATACGATCCGAGTCCAGCGGAGACAGACCGCCGATGGACCCCTGAGTTCCCAATAGGGTGTCGTTGAGCGCCACGCCTTCGACGCTGTAGCAGGGCGCGAACATCGAGTAGCTCTGGGCCAGGGTCTGCGTGCGCGAGGGTGCGAAGCCGATGCGCCCGGCCAGGAAGAGCGACTGGGCCGCGCCGCGGTTGTGCACGAACAACGCCTCGCCACAGCCGATCGTCAAATCCGACTCGCCGCCGATGGAAAAAAACGTTGGTCGAAATTGGGGTCGCCGCTGCCATCGAATAGGAACGCCGTCTCGTAGAGCTGAGTTGCGGGATCGAAGGCGAAGATGCGGTCGGCGTTGAACTCATCGAGGCCGCCATCGAGTTGCGGTCCGAGTACGTTGTGTACGGACGGATCCTCAGGAACGAAGGGCATGCCCAGGATCTGATAAGCCGCCGCAGGCAGGTCGACTCGCTGAAACCCCGCAGGTGTGCCCTGGACCGTGATGGCGGCCCGGGTTCCCGCGCGCACGGAAATGCCGGCCACCGCCGTCGTGACGCGTAGCGTGTAGAGTCGGGAGGTGATGCCCGCGGGAGAGCTGCCCGTCGCGTTGCCATCGTCGAGCAGAGTGGTCGTGGGCGCGATACCCGCAACGCTCGCAAAGGCCGACTGTGTCGGTAGCACAGCGGTCTGAGTGCCGGGATTGGCCTGCGCGAGCCCGTCGGCAAAACTCACCTCGTAGTCGAGGCCCGCGACTGCATCCCAGCTCAATTCCACCGCACCCGGCGTTTCCCTCACCACCGGTGAAACGTCCGAATTGGGGTCGAACGGGTCGGACTGGGCTACGTACTCGACCAGATCTCCATCTCCGTCTGCGTCGCTGTCGGCCAGAAACGGATCGCTGCCGAAGATGGTTTCGAAGTCGTCCGCCAGGCCATCGCTATCGCCGTCTGCGCATAATGAGATGCCTGTTTTCTGTTTCACCGCGTCCAGAAGAACCGGATTGGAGATCAAGCTTCCCTCGTTGTCTCCCTCCGTGCCGCCATTTTCACAGCCCGATAGACCGTGGATGCCGATGATTCTCCCCAGGGAGTCATAGATCGGCGAGCCGCTATTCGACTGCTCGGTATCGGTCTGGTAACGCACCGCGAACAGGCCACTGCTACTCGCGACCGCGGGGCCGGTGTCGCTCTGAAGGACGCCATTGCGCGTGCCTTCGGTGTCGATGCCGTAACCTTCGATCGTCAAGAGCCCGCCTGCGCTGGTGGTGTCGTGTCCGCAATAGAAGACGGGGCTACAGCCTTCACCCGGACCCAGAGGTCTGTTCGGATCGGCCGGAATCTCGATCAGAGCCCAGTCGTGCCCCTGCTGTAGGGAAAACGCGAGTCCTCCGGTCGCACTGGACAGGTCCGCGAGTTCAACCTGCCACTGATCGTCGGCCGCGGCGGCCACGATCGTTCCATTGGGATCCGATGCGGGGACATTGCGTTCGACGGTCCACGGAAGTGGCAGCCCAGAGACGTTCACGGTATGCGCGGTGGTCAGCATCCAGTGCCCGTTCACCATGAAGCCGGTGAACCAGTTGGAGTTGGGGTCCGACGACACGATGCGAACCGTGCAACTCGGACCGGCGACGGGAATGCGGTCATCGTTATTGCAGATCGTACGCGGGATCAGGCCGGAGCTGCTGCTCGCCGGTTCGCGAGGTGTGTACGCGAGCCGGGCGATCTCGAGTGCGCGAATCGAGAACGAAGCGCCTTCGCTTGCCGGCGAAACGTGAAGCTCGATATCGATTTCGCCACCGCGGAAGACCGAACTCCACAGAAGGCCGTTGTAAATCGGCTCCCGATCGTCGACGATCTGCTCTTCGCCATCGACTCGAGACGAAATGCGGATCGAATCACCGGGTCCGAGCTGTAGATCTCCCAGCTCCAGGCGCGTCCATTCGGCGTCTTCGAGACGGATCTCGTGGAGGAAGATTCGCGCGGTCTCGGGGCCCGTATTCGACAGGAGCGAACTCTCTAGGGGATAGGGAATGCGCGAGATTTCGTACTTCAACCCATCCTGCGCGACGGCCTTCGCTCCACCAAGCAGCGCCACGATGGCGGCGAGTAGGCGAAGGGCCAGTAGGACGGGACGACTTCGGGTGGCGCAGATCGATCTCATGGATGATTCGATGCTGCCAGAACGCAGAGGCAGAGCCAAGCACTACTGGGGCTTCAGGATTGCCGACTACGCAGAACCGCGTAAAACCCGGCGGATCGAAACGGACTTCACGACCCAATCAAACCGGGTCGGGTCCGCCTTTCTGATTCGCCTCCATGACCTCGGCGAGCTCGTTGAGTTCTCGGGCGACTTCCGCAAAAGCATCGGCGCGGCGCAGGATGATTCGCGCGCTGTAATCTTGATTCTTCAGGCTTTCGATGTGGCGTCGGAAAGCGACCGTGGGACCGACCAGGCGGTGCGTGACGAGGACAGATATTCCGAGCATGAGCAGTACGTAGGCGATGGCCAGGGTCGCGGACACGACCTTGAAGTTCTCGGTCTGGGCGCTGATCACGCGCTCGAAGTACTCTGGCTGATCGGTGTGCTCCAGAGTGATCTCGAACAGACGCTCATAGGTGATGTAGCTATGGGCCCAGAACGTTCCGGCAAACGCGAACGTGAGAACGAGCAGGTAGACCGGAAGCTTCAGCTGAACCATTGGCTGAAGGATGAGATTCAGCGTCTTTCGGCGCGGCTGTACCTTGAAAAGATCGCTGTTGTTTGAAGTCGGCAAACTGCACCCTCCCTATGTGCTTCACGGTCCTTCTTGCGAAAAACTGAAAGCAGGCCGGGGACAGCTGGAGATATTCCCGTCTCCGCGTCAGAGCGAGGGCTCTCGGGAATCCCGGTTCTCCCGGATTTCGCTCCGCGCGCCCGGAAGGACGACCTCGAAACAGGTTCCTCCTCCTTCCCGGGCGATGCAGCGCGCGTGGCCTTCGTGGTGACCGGCGATCTGCCGCACGAGCGAGAGGCCGAGCCCGACGCTTCCATCGATGCTCTCGCGCATTCCGGCGGGTCGATAGAAGGCTCCGAAGATGCGCTCGCGCTCGTTTTCGGGCACTCCAGGGCCGCGGTCGAGGACTCGAAGCCGGGCTTCGCCGTCGTGCGCCTCCAGTGTGACCTCGATCGGTGTGCCCGCGCCGTAGCGTTGGGCATTCTCGACCAGATTTCGCACCAGATGGCGCAACATGCGCGAGTCTCCGAGGATCCTGACCGGCTCGCCCTCGAGCGAGGCGCCCGCACGTGAGGACTCCTCCGCCACCAATGCCAGTAGATCCACTTCTTCGACCCGCTCGAGCTGGTCGAGAGCATCGAGCCGACTCGCGAGCAGGAGTTCTCCGATCAATACATCGAGTTCGCCGATGTCCTTTTCGATTCGCTCCAGCAGTTCGGGTCTCTGGCCGCTGTGAAGCAACTCCGTCGCCACGCGAATGCGAGCCAGAGGAGAGCGCAGTTCATGCGATGCGCTGGCCAGAAGCGTGCGCTGGCCGTCGACCAGGGCTTCGATGCGATCGGCGGCGCGATTGAAGCTTCGTGCCAGCGCGGCGATTTCGTCGCGGCCTTCGATCTGCACGCGTGCGCTCAGGTCGCCCGCACCCAGTTGCTCCACGCGAGCGCGCAGTCGCTCCACGCGGCGAGTCAGTCGGCGTACCAGGGGATAGGCTCCGATTGCGCTCACCACGCCAAGGCCGGCGAGCGCAACCAGCCATTGGATACCGTGTTCGTTCCGGCGCGGGCGGCCGATCATCCAACGGTCATCGGGAAGGCGAACGACGATCACCGGACCACCGTGTCTGCGACCCTGGAACCAGCCGCTCTTCAACTGCTCGGGTGTCGGTTCAGGCAGGGGCCGGCCGATCTGCACGACGAGTTCACCGTCTGCTGAGCGCACGGCCAGATCCGCCCGCAGTTGCTCGGACAGTCTCGCCAAGGCGGAGCGCAGTTCCTCGACGGGGCGGCCCGCTGCGGGCAGTGATTCGGCGACGATCGCGCCGATTCCCTCGATGCTCGCGCGATCTTCATCAGACGGTCCGATCAACAACCAGGCGAGCGAAGCGAGCACGGCGAAGAGCACGATAATGCCGACTAGCGTCAGGTATATCTGTAGATACAGCCGGTTCATCGTCGGTCTGTTTCATCATCCGCGTTGCGGGCGAAAACATAGCCCGCGCCGCGCACTGTGATGACGCGACGCGGATTCTTCGGATCGTCTTCGATCGCGGCTCGGATACGCGAGATATGCACGTCGATGCTGCGGTCGAAGGCGTCGAGTGCGTGACCGCGAAGCGCGTTCATGATCGCATCTCTCGACATGACCCGTCCCGCTCGCTCAGCGAGTGCGCAAAGAAGTTCGAATTGATGGCTCGTGAGTGAACGCTCTTCGCCACCCACGCGAACGACCCTTGCGTTGCGGTCGATCTCGAGCCGGCCAAAACGCAATACTGCGCCGCGCTCAGGTCCCGATTTGTGACGGCGCAGAATCGCGCGCAGACGGGCGAGCAGTTCGCGCGGATTGAACGGCTTGGGCAGGTAGTCGTCCGCGCCGATTTCCAGGCCGACGATGCGATCCGTCTCATCACCGCGCGCAGTCAGCATCAAAATCGGAATATCCGATTCTGCCCGCACTCGTCGACAGACCTCGAAGCCGTCGAGATCGGGCAGCATCACGTCGAGGATCAACACGTCGAAGCTCTCGCTGCGCAGGAGCTCGAGTCCGCCCATCGCGTTCGGCTGGGCCGATAGCGCGAAGCCGCGCGAGCCCAGGTACTCACCGACCATCTCCGAGAGATTCTCGTCGTCCTCGATCATGAGGATGCTTTCCGACACCTCAGCATCCTAACTCCAGGGGATCTCGCTCGCATGTCGGTTTCGTAAAGAAGTGTGAAGTCCGCGCAACTTGAAAACCCCAACCCCGCGTCGATAAGATCGCGGTGTTCCGAAGAATGGGTTTGGCCTGGCCGAGGCCCAGGAGCACACGCGAGATGTCTGAAATGCGCCCCGCGATGTTGCCGGAAAATCCCATTCAGGGTTTTTCGGCGCCGGGCACATTCTTCGGACCACAACTGACAGGAGGAACAGAGGATGGGCGGTTTCCCGCGGGAAGAGATCGAAGCCGCGTTCGAAAACTACAATCGGGCGCGCATCCAGGCTTCAACGAGCGGAGACTGGCGTATCTGGGCGGCCGTTTTCACCGAGGACGCTCACTACACCGAGCATGCCTACGGCGAGATGCACGGTCGTCAGGAGATCGAAGACTGGATCACCAAGGTCATGGCTCCCTTTCCCCATATGAGTTTTCCCCAGGACTGGGTGGCGTTCGACGACGAGCACGACGCGGTCGTGTTCCAGTGCCAGAACCGGCTCGAACATCCGGGAGATCCAGATGGCGAGCCGTTTCAATTTCCCAGTTGGACCCGCCTGGTCTACGGTGGAAACGGGCTCTGGAAATCCGAGGAAGACGTCTACAATCCCGCCCGCGATGCGGGGCGCACGATTTCGGCCTGGCGCAAGGCGGGCGGTGAGTTCGAGAGTCGAGAACTCGTGCAGATGACGGACCGCTGATGCGACGCTTTGAAGAGCGCGTTGCGCTGGTGAGTGGTGCGGCGTCGGGAATTGGTCGAGCGACTGCCGAACGCCTGGCGAGTGAGGGAGCGTCGCTGTTCTGCGTCGATGTGCAGAGCGAAGAACTCGAGGCGACCGTCGAGCAGATCACCGGTGCCGGGGGGATCGCCGATTCGCACCTCTGTGACGTGAGCGATCCCGAAGCGGTGGCCGCAACGCTTTCCGCTTGCGTCGAGCGTTACGGGAAACTGGACGCGTTGTGCAATATCGCGGGAATCTTGAAGCTCGACCACACCCATGAGCTGTCACTGGAGGTGTGGAACAAGATCCTGGCCGTGAATCTGACGGGAACCTTGCTGATGAGTCAGGCCGCGTTGCCGCACCTGCTGGAGTCCAAAGGCGTCATCGTCAATACCTCGTCGACTTCCGCCCTGGCGGGCATGCCCTGGGGGGCGGCCTACGGAGCGTCGAAGGGGGGAGTACTCGCCCTGACCCGCACTTTTGCGGTGGAGTACGCCAAGCAGGGGCTGCGCGCGAACGCGGTCTGTCCCGGTTCGATCGTCACCAGCATGACCACGCGAGGCGTGCTGCCAGAGGGGATCGATACTTCGCTTCTGTCCCGGGTCGTGCCCCTCGACAAGCCCCGGGGGCCCGAGTCGATCGCCGGTGTGATCGCGATGCTGGCCTCCGACGACGGCGCTCACATCAACGGGGCAGAGATTCGTGTCGACGGAGGAACCCTTTCGTAGCGGGCACTTAGCCCTTCGGCTGGGCGACCGGGAGGAATGCCTCGATCCCCGTTGGGGGCGGAGCTGTGTTATAACGCTGTTATAGGGCGCTTTGAATGGTCTCCCAACCCTCCAGGAGGTCGCCGCGCCGGCGCGTTGAATCCACCCGAAGGGTGATTTTGGACGCGACCGAGTCGTTGCTTTTGGAAGTCGGACCCGATCGATTGTCGATCCGACTCGTGACGAATCGCTGTGGCTATCAGGCACCGACCATCTATCACCACTTCGGCGACAAAGCGGGCTTGATCGATGCGTGTCTGGAACGGCGTTTTCAGGACCTGCACGATGAGTTGTTGCGCGTACCGCGCAGGCTCGATCCGGCAGAGTATCTGCGCGAACTCGCCCGGGCCTTCATCCGCTTTGGCGTCGAGCATCCAGCGCATTACCGCCTGTTCTCTGTGCCTCGGCGGGTCGATGTGAGTGTGCCTTCTTCTGCGGAGCGCGGGCGTGAGTTGGTCGCCGAAGCCTTGAAAGATCTCGAGCGTGTCAAGCGCCTGCGCGGAACCGATGCCGAAACCGCTTTCCAGATCACCTGGGCGATGCTTCACGGACTGATCCTGCTGCGAATCAGCCGACCGGACTACGAATGGACAGAAGACCTTACCGAGCGAGCACTCGACTCACTCGAACGCGGATTGTTCGAGAAGGAAAGCGGAGCGGAATGATGATGCGGATTCGAATGTGGAACGGGACGACAAACCTGAAGCGGTGGGCGCTGGCTCTCTGTTGTGTAGGCGCGGGACTCAGCGCCTGCGATGGAGAGCCCGAAGATGCGCTCGAAGTAACCAGACCGGTCGTGATTGCTGAGGTGCAGGCCGTCGATGTGAGCGAGCGCATCGCGGCGACCGGACAGTTGGTCGCGCCCAGTCGAGCCGAGGTCGCTGCGCAGGTTCAAGGAGAGATCACCGCCGTCCTGCGCGACGAGGGCGCGACGGTGGAAGCGGGCGAGGTCGTGCTCGAAATCGACCCCGAGAGATTCGAGCTCGAACTGGCCCGTGCGCGGGCCGGTCTTTCGGAAGCGCGGGCGAGTCTCGGCGAGCACGAACGCGATGTGAAGCGCCAGCGCGCGCTCGCACAACGCGCTGTGGCGTCCAAGGCTCAACTCGACGAGGCCGAGACAGCCGTTCAGACCAGTCGCTCACGCGTGCAGGCGGCTCAGGCGAATCTAGGCGTGGCCGAACGCGCGTTGCGCGACTCGAAGGTGACGGCGCGTTTCTCTGGTCAGATCGGAAGGCGCTATCTGAGCGTGGGTGAGTTCGTTCAACCCGGCCAGAAGCTCTTCGAACTGGTCGCTATGGACCCGATCGAGGTCGAGTTTTTCCTGCCGGAACGAGATTCGAGTCGCGCGAGCATCGGACAGACGCTCGACGTCTTTGTGGCGCCGTATCCCGACCAGGCCTTTCGAGCGACGGTGACGGTCGTATCGCCGACCATCGATTCGCGCACCCGCACTCTACGTGTCAAGGCGGTGGTCGAGAACAAGGAAGGCAAGCTGAAACCCGGTCTGTTCGCTCGTGCAGATCTGGGCGTCGCGGATCGAAAGGGCGTAATCATCGTTCCCGAAGAAGCGGTCTTGCAACGGGCCGACGGTCCGGTTGTGTTTCGCCTCGTTGAGGACAATCGGGTCGAACGCATCGTGGTCGAACTCGGCAAGCTGAGCGAAGGCCATGCCGAGATCATGGCCGGGTTGGCTGTGGGGGATTCCGTGATCCGACGCGGCCACGACGTGCTGATCGATGGAAGCGCCATCAGTCTTCGCAATCCCGACGGAACACCGGCGGTGGCCGCTGGTCCTGAATCCGCTCTGGAGACCACTCCGTGAGTTTTCTCGACATCTGTATCAACCGTCCCGTGCTGACACTGATGATGACACTCTCGCTCATCGTCTTTGGCGTGATGGGGTATCTGCAGCTCGGTGTCGACCAGTTGCCGAACATGGAGTTCCCGGTCGT
It encodes:
- a CDS encoding NAD(P)/FAD-dependent oxidoreductase; this encodes MSATDSLSPSDQEALREKYRAERDKRFRSDGADQYMEPSGRFAGLADDPWVGDVDREPVTDEVTVALIGGGFSGLCTGAQLQKLGVTDVRIIDGAGDVGGVWYWNRYPGAMCDTAAMVYLPLLEETGYMPSKKYVYGKEIFEHAQRIAKTFDLTDKVLTSTQVTRLEWDDVSSRWEIETDRGDRFRARFVAMGTGPMTRPKLPGIAGIESFEGHTFHTARWDYDYTGGDWGGAPMERLADKRVGIIGTGATAVQCIPGLARDAGELFVLQRTPSSIDVRNNHPIDPEEFAQLEPGWQSEWLMNFATLQMGGFTDEDLVKDGWTDIAKRIRD
- a CDS encoding TetR/AcrR family transcriptional regulator, producing MDHNTAQAVPSLRERKKAKTRAALIEASQRLFARQGYTGTTLEDISAEVDITTQTLLRYFDSKAQLALAPLAASLEEVERILLDENRSVDTLSAWRLYVQLEAEEASNPSESTTVTYVSNLRAYDQWVDKDPLLVATLTGVERELQELLATALARDAGVGSDDLHSTLVAALLVAGRRAIWDRWLARNCETDSLVEDQLAVVDYAVGSRGVGDN
- a CDS encoding ferritin-like domain-containing protein; the protein is MSYYGSTEFRYNDDFALRMRDIRKGNLDLGWMKAGTEQIQANAENGKRGFTYLDINQGSYGYDDLPELPRGARGPAPRGAAYDVDRQADLEPELNRKSDVWAYKVASFTEEAMSRQWDASTDVPWGDLEKYERSNEVEIAFAQLCTFFTEVEMIATDLPAKWVWRMNDQFQEVKHFIATQAMDEARHAEVFRKRALAGGVGLMHALPQAEHSLKAILDCDNYSDASAFMHLLAEGNILTMFRFSEYISPTPVDKRMFQLVMQDEARHVSYGLQHLRWVIDHAPERKEQIHLGLDSGEEFSIQQFDSSLMEAMIVLAGKGTKPEQIKKGIEIVGHLQVSQVQEYFNRLRRAGFAERIPRSKFLPLLGDMGIDIPEIAA
- a CDS encoding PEP-CTERM sorting domain-containing protein, producing MKIRCAGWALAALVSLSLSAPEALAGTLTLRFFGGSSLDRILDDGGVELPAGNAAYIYGNSGPLDVNSIITMNPGSGFSVAPAGIVRSLAIGDGISPPTDTDGRFLFEVNLGSFESPNFADGLSFFVFAFNASDPAIATAYGVSPSSYTVDNSILPLDGDLTPLPVDFVFNGFATTTTPEPATGVLLLAALAGLAAARHRN
- a CDS encoding S1 family peptidase — translated: MRSICATRSRPVLLALRLLAAIVALLGGAKAVAQDGLKYEISRIPYPLESSLLSNTGPETARIFLHEIRLEDAEWTRLELGDLQLGPGDSIRISSRVDGEEQIVDDREPIYNGLLWSSVFRGGEIDIELHVSPASEGASFSIRALEIARLAYTPREPASSSSGLIPRTICNNDDRIPVAGPSCTVRIVSSDPNSNWFTGFMVNGHWMLTTAHTVNVSGLPLPWTVERNVPASDPNGTIVAAAADDQWQVELADLSSATGGLAFSLQQGHDWALIEIPADPNRPLGPGEGCSPVFYCGHDTTSAGGLLTIEGYGIDTEGTRNGVLQSDTGPAVASSSGLFAVRYQTDTEQSNSGSPIYDSLGRIIGIHGLSGCENGGTEGDNEGSLISNPVLLDAVKQKTGISLCADGDSDGLADDFETIFGSDPFLADSDADGDGDLVEYVAQSDPFDPNSDVSPVVRETPGAVELSWDAVAGLDYEVSFADGLAQANPGTQTAVLPTQSAFASVAGIAPTTTLLDDGNATGSSPAGITSRLYTLRVTTAVAGISVRAGTRAAITVQGTPAGFQRVDLPAAAYQILGMPFVPEDPSVHNVLGPQLDGGLDEFNADRIFAFDPATQLYETAFLFDGSGDPNFDQRFFPSAASRI
- a CDS encoding HAMP domain-containing histidine kinase, encoding MNRLYLQIYLTLVGIIVLFAVLASLAWLLIGPSDEDRASIEGIGAIVAESLPAAGRPVEELRSALARLSEQLRADLAVRSADGELVVQIGRPLPEPTPEQLKSGWFQGRRHGGPVIVVRLPDDRWMIGRPRRNEHGIQWLVALAGLGVVSAIGAYPLVRRLTRRVERLRARVEQLGAGDLSARVQIEGRDEIAALARSFNRAADRIEALVDGQRTLLASASHELRSPLARIRVATELLHSGQRPELLERIEKDIGELDVLIGELLLASRLDALDQLERVEEVDLLALVAEESSRAGASLEGEPVRILGDSRMLRHLVRNLVENAQRYGAGTPIEVTLEAHDGEARLRVLDRGPGVPENERERIFGAFYRPAGMRESIDGSVGLGLSLVRQIAGHHEGHARCIAREGGGTCFEVVLPGARSEIRENRDSREPSL